The genomic region CAGCTCCCAAACTGCCTCCCGTGCCACCTGCTCCTTGCGAGATGCATTGTTGACATTCCCCAAAGTCGATTGGATAGCAGTCGTGTATCGTCCCCCCATGTCTTTTGCTCTCCGGCTTAAACTTGTACCCCTTTGCCTTCTGCACCTCCTCGACACCACTGAAAGCGCACCAAATCGGTTGGCACTACAGCTGGCAACCTCTGCCGTTTTGTCGATGGGCCGGATGGAGCTGAAGCCGAAGAAGGCGCATTTAGCAGTTCCGGCCTCGATCGTTTGGCGATGGCCCTGCCAAGGAAAGGTAGGGAAGCTGATCCGATGGCAAACATGAACCGAACCTGGGAAACTGCTTGCTGAGCCTAGGATGATATGGCGAACAACCAAGGAGTTTTCACCATTTGTTGCTGGTGATCGGAGTTGTTCATGATTGGCAGGCAATGGAGATGAATAGTTAGACAACGTCGGATGAACAGAATAGTTCTGCATGAGAAATATATGATATATGTGATAAGGCCGGGGAAAGTGATGAGACCCAATGGATGGCTCTCCAAAGGAGGGACGTACTTGAGGAATAGAACGATCCTCATGTTGTACCTCAATCTGCTCACCTATGAGAAGATGGATAAGACCCAATGAATGATTCTGCAGGAAAGGGACATGCTTGAGGAGTAGAAAGCCAGCCAGGTTGTACTGCAATTTGTCCTCCTATAGATCGGTTCCGAGAGAATGAAGGGCGCCACGAGGGGTAGCATTTGTCCCTAGGTGCGAAGTCTGAAAGTTCTGCACCCAGCCTCAATCAGGCAATATAAGGGGACCAACACTGAGGAGAGTGTCGCCATATGTATACTATATTTTTCAGTCGCCTCTCCATGGGCTTGTGAAATACGCCTGGTTTGCCTTCTTGTGAAAGGAGTCATGTATCTATTCTCAAAAATCAGCAAATGTTCCAACGTTGTACAAGTTCAAACACACAAGTTCTCTAATACAGCTCATCCGAAATGCAGAAAAAATACGTTTGAAAAAAGTGTCTGAAGACTGTTGAGAAAGAGCGCTTTTTTGATGGGAGGATTAGGATTGGAAGCGAGGTGAGGGTAAGAGGTTTTTAGAGCTGTAAATTATAGTATCAGTACCGACGTACTCGCGAATAAGAGCTCGCAGGACGAACATACCTCTCTACAGAATGGATCCTTCCACTTAGCCTTAACATATCACTTGTCTCAAATACACATCTGTGTCTCTAAAAAAGAGCTTTCTAAGTAGCTAGCCAGCGCCTGTATATTCGCCTTCCGCCTTCAGCTCTTCCTTTAGCCCTGTTCCCCATCCCCAGCTGAATCATATTCTCTCGCCGCCCGCCCTCTAGAAATCATTGTTATTGTTGGTGAAGTTTGTCCATGATCATTAACAGCTCTTACAGGGCTCTGATGATAATACACATTTTTGATGCTGGATGCCCAACATTCTTGAGATCTCAATGGCCCTCGTCTTTCGGACGCGACTCATTGTCCTGGATCCTGGAGCACGACAAGAATATATTTTTCATCTGGGAAATCAGCATCAGCATACAGATGCAAGACGCGGTTGGAGAgtgaggaaagagaaaaaggtaGGGCGCGGGGAAGAGGGCTGAAGCTCAGGCGTACCAGGTGTGATGATTAACTCGTGTTTCATAGTTCGTATCCTCATGAACCTCAGCTCGTCCTATCGAGTCATTAGCAGAAATTTAATTTtacgatgatgaggggTGGTAGAGACACGATGTAAGCAGAATGCTTACCTTCTCTCCGTCATTACATGCCGCCAAAGCGTCCGCTACACTCTTCACGATATTCTCAACAGCGGCAGCATATCTCTTTCCACCATCGCCGTCAAAAACGTTTCCAGTGGTCTTAATGATAGCATTATCAGTGCGGGAGAGGATTATAGTGCCAATAACATTCGGGTGAGATGCGAGCTGCTCCATGTTTGGAGCTTTTGCTTATAGCGTACAGAGCAGGGGTTAGAGTAACAGACGAAGTGGGAGCTAGGAGCCCAACAATCGATGAATTGGTACGGCGGTGGAGGCCGATCGGGAAAAAGCGGGATGTCCTGGGTGTGGCACTTTTTACATCTCCATTATTTCCGCGCAACTCTTCGAAAACCGATCTCGCTATATCCACtacaaaaacaaaaacagCACTTCCGTATCCAAAATGAGCGTGCGTAGACACGTATCACATTTACCCAGTACTGCAGTCCGTGACATACTGACCTTCGTATACAGCTTTCCCGAACCCTCCTCCGTCAACTCCGACccgcctcctcttcttctcgagTCGTCCTCCGACCCTTCTCCAGCTCTCGACCTACTTTCTCCGAGACCCCTGCTAGTGACGGCCCAGTTAACCCTAAAATTGCCCCCATTGTCGACagcatctcttctttgagcTTATTGGAGGTTTCAGAGCTTGTTACTGCCCTCAAGGTACGCTATTCCCTTCTCGAATCGCTCATTTTGACCGTTAGTCTTACCCTTTGTCATAGACAAAACTCAACATTACCGAAATCGCCCTTCCTGCTGCCTCTGCCCCCGTCTCCGCTTCtgcttcctcatcatcggcTGAAGCCCCTGCTGAAGAGAAgcccaaggagaagacaATTTTCACCGTTAAACTTGAGAAATTCGATGCCGCCGCTAAGGCGAAGATCATCAGGGAGGTCAAGGCTCTCATGCCCAATATGAACTTGGTTGAGGTGAGTCACAGATTCCGAGCGCAAATGGACGATACTTGAGGAcaatgaagaggaaatgagaGCGAGCGCAGCGTATAAGAGAAGAGGGCAACCCAGGAAGAGAGCAGGAGAGAAAGGTTGCGTGAGAGTGTAACatgaggagagaggataAGTGACGAGAAGAATGGTGCTGGCCAAGCGATAGAATGAAGGATTGAATGGGGTATGGTTGAATCCAAAACGTCGCAAGTCGTCCGTTCGGCACGTGGAGACGCAGCGGGCATTTATCGCCCAGGGTCGCCTCCCTTGTATATCTCTCGCACTCTTGAGTCTTTCCCCTTACTGTCAATCCGCAGATGTGGAATTTCTGGGGGGAGGGCGTGCTTGCATTTTGGGTTGGTGGTCTTAGGACAGATTCATTTCTTTTTGatctctttcctttctctcccttctgTGACATAAAGTCGGTTTATCACTAaccatcatctcttccgTCTATCCGTACCCGATCGCATTCGACTACTATCCGACCCGTATATCATTCATTTCTTATCACACTCAATGCCCACTCTGGATCCCTATCTATTCGTTCGCATCCCGTTTACCCGCTGTCGGAAACAGGCCAAGAAGTTTGTCGAATCTGTTCCCCAAACCCTTAAAGAAAACGTCCCCAAAGAAGACGCCGAAAAGCTCCAAAAGACTCTGCAAGATTTGGGTGCCACCGTCTCTTTGGTCTAGTCTCCATCATCTGCAAATATCGACAAACCTTCCGCATATTAACATGGCTAGTTGAAGAGATgcaaagggagagacggtATACAGGTGTTTATGCATGGTATATGACTTTGGGTTGGGAATTGGGCCACGATTTGTTGGGTTACTGGGACGAACGGATCGGACGAGGTAACAACAACAGGAAGGATTTGGATGGAGAGATTGATGATGGACGAGAAGGCTAGAAAGCGATTGAGACAAGAAAGTGATAAAGGCAGGGCTGACTCACTAGAGGGCCAATATATAAGACGTGCGACCTCACGACTGACTTTAACAATTTGCGCTTGGAATAACAGTCTCAATGACGCTATTTGAGGAGAGCAGGAAGCAGAGATAGAAAGGGAAGCGGCATTGAGCTTGAGGACACACAGAAAATTGATAGATGGAGGTGACGATGAGGCGCAGGGAATGAACAAGAAACACGAGAACGACAAAAGAAGCGAGAGTCAAGTTCAAATATGCAAAATAAATCGCGGAATCGAAGTCAAGTTAGGTCAACATTATGGCCTGAAGTATTGGTAGTAAGTGAGGACAAGCGACAGTAAAAACTTAAGTTTGACATTTGGGAGCCATGGGTATGGATTGGTGGGCGACGATCGGGGAAAGCACTGTATAATGTCATTCGTCTGTTGTGGCAATAAAAGGGAGAAAAAGACGTTACACAAGCGAACAAATAGCTACCTGATGAAGAATTACATTTCCAGCCCCCAGTTGTCAAGGCGTGACAGATGAGGGAAGATCGATGTGCAGCTGTTATCAGAGCTGGATCTAGGGATCGAAGCTCGAATTTCCGAGTCTCAAGCCAAAGCTGGAGCCGATTAGGAAGTTCCTGAGTCAGTATTGTTAGGGAAATATTGAGATCTTTCACATTGTCTCACATCCGAGGTTGCAGTATGTATATTTACTGAAGACATGAAAAAGAAGtgtcaaggagaaggtcaaggaaagaCCCTACGAGTTCAGAAGTCCGTGGTCAAAAGTCGAGAAGAATCAAAGACGTAAGAACGAGCAACGTCAACTCAAGCAGAAACACCTCTTCACCCATTAAATTCGAAACGTGCTTGATATAAGACAATGCGGCTTTTCAAACAACCAAATTAACAAATTCTCTGAATCTTGGCTCAGATCAAACTATCATACACACATGATCTCTCTCTGAGTTTCGATCTTACATACGATCCTCGTTTACTTGCCGCTTTATTGCTCCCTCTTGCCCAACGAAAGATACCGATGGACGAGACGAACCAACATTTCACTCTTAAAAGCTTCATCCCATCCCCTTTGAATGGCACGCATAGTCAATGCTTCTGACTTCTAGATTACCCGGTTGGTCGCCCCTTTCCCATCGAGATAACTTGCCATGATGTCGACAGCTTTGATACATCCGTCAAGAGTGACGCTGTCTGTACTTCCGCCCCTATTTCAATGCGGCTGTGTTAGCTTCTTCATTATCGCACTGGAGGGaacgagaagaagaaaagaagacgaaAGACGAAaaatgaaagaaggagaacgGGGTTGGGGGATAACAAGGGCTGAGACTTACAAGTGAGGCAAAAGTACAACGTTGTCCAAATCCTTCAATCCGCCAAGACGTTCTCCATAAGCTGGCTCCTTCTCAAACACATCCAAACCTGCCCCTCCAAGTTTCCCTTCCTTCAATGCCTCTTCCAATGCGCGCTCATCTATGATTCCGCCCCTGGCAGTATTAATCACAACCGCGGTAGCTTTCATCCATCCTAACTCTTCTCGACCAATCATATATCTCGTATTCGCGTTGAGGGGACAATGGAGGGAGAGGACGTCGCATTCTTCGAGTAAAGATCGGAGACTAGGCATGCGGGTGTGAGGGATAGTAACCTGATATCGAGTATCTTCCACGGTCCATCTGGTTTttggtgaagaaggcgaaTAGACAAGCACCTCGCATCCAAATGCAAGAAGCAGCTTTGCAAGTTCATACGCTATATCTCCCATGCCCACCAACCCtaccttctttcttccgAGACCTGGTGCTAGCACTTCTATACTTGGTACCCGTTCACCACCCCTGATCCTATTGTTCACCTCGACAACGCGGCGTAAAACGGTAAGCATGAGAGTGATGGCAAGCTCAGCGACAGCGAATGCATTACCACCTGGGACATTGGTAACTGCGATACCGCGGGAACGACAAATGGGTAGAGGGATGTTGTCGACGCCAGTACCATTACGAGAGATGATACGCAGATTGGGAGCGGTAAGAACCATTTCCGGAGTGATATCGCCAGTTCGGAGTACTAAACAAAATACTTCAACATCAACTCGGGACACTAACAGACATCTAGACTCACAGATGCCGTCAATCTGCTTCATAAGATCATCCGTTCTCCCATCCTTCGGGCGTAACACCTTCTTGAACTTCGTTTCAGCATAAACCTCCGCTTTGGGATGAAATGGAGTGTGGAGATAGACAGTGGCCTCGCGAGAAGGGGTGAAGGGCTCTGCCGGAGGCGTGACGAGATGTGATGTTGACATTGTTTACTCAAGGTGCATTTGACGAGGATCTGCTCGGAATTTCGCGAGCTTTCCGATAAAAAATaataattttttttttcgttAAAGAGAAAATACGCACGGATAGAGATGAATCGACGAAGGATGAATGTGTTTTATCTGTTATCGGGACTCGGGATCTCGGACGCCATCTCGGTATTAACCATCATCCAAATAAATAATGAATGAGGATCTTATCGACGGTAATAGCCGCTTACgccttttttgttttggAGGGGTATTAGACGAGAATTACATGGCGAACAAAGGCCGTGCGGCGGTGAATTAATTTCTTACTTGCATGATTCAATTATAGGGTATGTATGTACCTTCGGATTAGTAACAACAGTCTCCCAAATATTacaagaaagaaaaaattGTAATAGCAAATAGGAAAACGAATTgccaaaaagaaaagataTATTCTCCAGCAGGGAGTTGAACCCTGGTCTACCGCGAACAGAAACAAGAGTTACTTAAAATCTGAGAAGCGGTTATACTAACCGTTATACTACTGAAGAATTGCGTTTAAATTCAACATTAAAATTGATTTCATTTATAAAAGGAAAGACTCGAATCAAGTTGTTAATTGGTTCATTAAGCAACGCTACAACGTAATCGGCTAACTCAATAATGGTACGTTTCAAATATGGAATTTCCTTATTTTTCGTCCATACCTTATCTTATTTTACGGGGGCCACCGCCCTCAAATGTGTATGGAGGATTCTAATTTATATTGGAAGGTACCTTTTTGAAACGCAAGTTTTAACTAATTTTAGGAAAATGCTAAAACCTAGTGATGTCAGCAGCTGTTACTTTTGCATCTATTTTCCTGGCAGCGTGGAGACGAGAAAAAATTTGCGGTCCAGAAATTCTTTGATTTTCTCTAGAAATCCATGTGAGAAACACGTACAAATGGCGTGCAAAATTAGGTTAGCAGAGGTGAATAAGATAGCAAGAACCTCAAATGCACGCTGCTAAACTAATCAGCTTCAGCTAA from Cryptococcus decagattii chromosome 6, complete sequence harbors:
- a CDS encoding ribosomal protein L7/L12, producing the protein MSLSRTLLRQLRPASSSSRVVLRPFSSSRPTFSETPASDGPVNPKIAPIVDSISSLSLLEVSELVTALKTKLNITEIALPAASAPVSASASSSSAEAPAEEKPKEKTIFTVKLEKFDAAAKAKIIREVKALMPNMNLVEAKKFVESVPQTLKENVPKEDAEKLQKTLQDLGATVSLV